One Phaseolus vulgaris cultivar G19833 chromosome 2, P. vulgaris v2.0, whole genome shotgun sequence DNA window includes the following coding sequences:
- the LOC137809603 gene encoding L-lactate dehydrogenase B-like, producing MAMHKSSSGSALGPGGLDLTQAFFKSIMNAEPSSPTKRHTKISVVGAGNVGMAIAQTILTQDLTDELVLVDAIPDKLRGEMLDLQHAAAFLPRTRIQASTDYSVTVGSDLCIVTAGARQIHGESRLNLLQRNVSLFKKIIPPLVRYSPDTILLIVSNPVDVLTYVAWKLSGFPSNRVIGSGTNLDSSRFRFLIADHLDVNAQDVQAFIVGEHGDSSVALWSSISVGGVPVLSFLEKQQITYEKEMLEAIHKEVTESAYEVIRLKGYTSWAIGYSVANLARSILRDQRRVHPVSVLAKGFYDIQDGEVFLSLPAQLGRGGVLGVTNVHLTQEEKHRLMDSATTILQVQNHLSI from the exons ATGGCAATGCACAAGAGCAGTTCCGGTTCAGCATTGGGTCCAGGAGGCTTAGACCTAACTCAAGCCTTCTTTAAGTCCATCATGAATGCTGAACCTTCTTCTCCCACAAAGCGCCACACCAAAATCTCCGTTGTTGGTGCGGGCAACGTGGGAATGGCCATAGCCCAAACCATCCTCACTCAAGATCTCACCGACGAGCTTGTCCTCGTCGATGCCATTCCTGATAAACTCCGCGGCGAGATGCTGGACCTACAGCACGCCGCCGCCTTCCTCCCCCGCACTAGAATTCAGGCCTCAACCGACTACTCCGTGACTGTGGGCTCCGACCTCTGCATTGTCACCGCCGGCGCCCGCCAAATCCACGGCGAGTCCAGGCTGAACCTCCTACAAAGGAATGTCAGCCTCTTTAAGAAAATCATACCCCCTTTGGTTCGTTACTCTCCCGACACCATTCTCCTTATCGTTTCGAATCCCGTCGACGTGCTCACTTACGTGGCATGGAAACTTTCCGGTTTCCCTTCAAACCGTGTCATCGGCTCCGGCACTAACTTGGACTCCTCACGCTTTCGTTTCCTCATCGCTGATCATCTTGATGTAAACGCTCAAGATGTCCag GCTTTTATAGTGGGAGAACACGGTGACAGCTCAGTGGCTTTGTGGTCTAGCATTAGTGTTGGGGGTGTTCCAGTGCTGAGCTTTTTGGAGAAGCAGCAAATTACGTACGAGAAGGAAATGTTGGAGGCCATACACAAAGAAGTTACAGAGAGTGCTTATGAGGTTATAAGGCTAAAAGGGTACACTTCTTGGGCGATAGGATACTCGGTGGCAAACTTGGCACGAAGCATTCTTAGGGACCAAAGGAGGGTCCACCCTGTGTCGGTTCTTGCAAAGGGTTTTTATGATATCCAAGATGGGGAAGTGTTCCTCAGCTTGCCTGCACAACTTGGAAGAGGAGGGGTATTGGGTGTCACCAATGTGCATTTGACTCAAGAGGAGAAACACAGGCTTATGGACTCAGCTACCACAATCCTCCAAGTTCAGAATCACTTGTCTATTTGA
- the LOC137808983 gene encoding uncharacterized protein, with the protein MANVMGQIPLPRLSKATTYDNWSIQMKALLGSQDTWEVVEEPTNTTGYTAAQTKVLKEMRSKDKAALYMLFRAIDESGFEKIANAITSKEAWDILKKVFKGADRVKQVRLQTLRGELESMKMMESESVSDYITRVQTVVNQLNRNGEKLTDARVVEKSF; encoded by the coding sequence aTGGCGAATGTGATGGGTCAAATACCGCTACCACGGTTATCGAAGGCGACCACATATGATAATTGGAGCATTCAAATGAAAGCTCTTCTCGGTTCTCAAGATACATGGGAGGTGGTCGAAGAACCAACAAATACCACGGGTTATACGGCAGCTCAAACCAAGGTATTGAAAGAGATGCGGTCAAAGGATAAGGCGGCACTATACATGTTATTCCGAGCGATTGATGAGTCGGGCTTTGAGAAGATTGCCAATGCAATCACTTCAAAAGAAGCGTGGGACATCTTAAAAAAGGTGTTCAAAGGAGCCGACCGAGTTAAGCAAGTGCGTCTACAAACTCTTCGTGGCGAGTTggagagcatgaagatgatggaGTCAGAAAGTGTATCTGACTACATTACGCGTGTACAGACTGTGGTGAATCAACTCAACCGAAACGGTGAAAAGTTGACCGATGCACGAGTTGTGGAGAAGAGTTTTTAG
- the LOC137809604 gene encoding uncharacterized protein gives MTSLSLAMILLLCVSVHACTARFPSLTKKDTPHKELDKVKLLETLSASSGMKDYRLQENQQQQANNELNTCESCSISSTSKELIVEASSGTSFQMDSPSFLAAEDERRRERSMLGAGQRHHLEETMLTNGSDSAEDIVEMDYAQPHRKPPIHNEKP, from the exons ATGACTTCTCTTTCTCTTGCTATGATCCTTCTCCTTTGTGTTTCTGTGCATGCATGCACTGCCCGATTTCCTAGTCTTACTAAAAAAGACACCCCACATAAG GAACTAGACAAGGTCAAATTATTGGAGACATTAAGTGCCTCTAGTGGTATGAAGGATTACAGGCTACAGGAAAATCAACAGCAGCAAGCAAATAATGAATTGAACACCTGTGAGAGTTGTAGCATATCATCCACTTCGAAGGAACTGATCGTAGAGGCATCTTCAG GGACATCTTTTCAAATGGATTCGCCATCCTTTCTCGCAGCAGAG GATGAGAGGAGGCGTGAACGGTCAATGCTGGGAGCTGGTCAGCGTCATCACCTTGAAGAAACAATGCTTACAAACGGTAGTGACAGTGCAGAGGACATAGTTGAGATGGACTATGCTCAACCTCATCGGAAACCACCCATTCATAATGAAAAGCCTTGA